CAATGCCCTGTCCGTTGTCGCTCACCCGGATCGATTTGCATCCGCCCTGCTCCAGATTAACGCTCAATTCGGTGCTGTCGGCATCGATCGCGTTTTCCAGCAGTTCTTTCAGTATGGATGCGGGTCTTTCAACCACCTCCCCGGCGGCGATCTGGTCTGCCACCTCACGGGACAGAACGGCAATTCTGTTTTCCATATTCTCCTGCATTTACTTTAATAAGGCGCTCTGAATGTCCCCTTTTGTCTGTCCTGTGCGAGGTCATGCCGTAAGGTTTGTGTCGGGCTTGAAGCCCTGGCAAAGAGAAAAATCTCTAAACTGTAAGCACGTCAGGCTGATATGAATGCATTCTTCGATATGGCCCCGGACACAAGAACGCGGGAACTGAAACTCATCGATGGCAAGCTAACAAAAACCCCTGCGGGTTTCAACGAAATCTTCCGCGTTCCCCTTATCTGAGCATCCAGTCGCGCAGTTCAGCAATCTGATCCCGTATTTCGGCGGCTTTTTCAAACTCCAGATTCTTGGCGAGCTTTTTCATTTCACGGGTCAGTCTTTCAATTTCTTCCTTCAGATCACCCGTTGAGTCGTAGGGGCGTTTTCTTTCCTCGATCTTCCCCGGCTCCACGTAATCGGCTTCATAAATTGAACCCAAAATATCGTGAATGTTGGCCGTCACCGTTTCGGGAGTGATGCCGTTTTCCATATTGTATCGGCTCTGTATCTCCCGACGACGGTTCGTCTCACGCAGGCAGGCCTCTATTGATCCCGTAAGCCGGTCGGCGTACATGATCACCTGTCCGCCCACGTTGCGGGCCGCACGCCCGCTCGTCTGGATGAGTGATCGTTCGGACCGGAGAAAACCCTCCTTGTCCGCGTCGAGAATGGCCACAAGGGAAACCTCCGGGAGGTCAAGCCCTTCCCGAAGCAGGTTCACACCCACGAGGACATCGAAGATCCCCAGGCGAAGATCCCGTATGATTTCCACGCGTTCCAGAGTTTGAACATCGGAATGGAGGTATTTCACCCGCACGCCCAGGTCGTGATAATAGCTCGTCAGATTTTCCGCCATCCTTTTCGTCAATGTCGTGACGAGAACCCGCTCCCCCTTTTTCACCCGCTTCCGAATTTCCTCAAGGAGATCATCCACCTGTTGGCTCACGGGTTTAATCACAATTTCCGGGTCGATCAACCCCGTTGGACGAATGATCTGTTCAACCACTTTGCCCCCGCTCTTACCGATTTCATATTGGGCCGGGGTGGCCGAAATATAAATCCGCTGTTGTGGAAACCGTTCGTATTCTTCAAAGCGCAAAGGTCGGTTATCCAGAGCGGAGGGCAGGCGAAACCCGAACTTGACCAGTGTCTCCTTTCGTGACCGGTCGCCCCGGTACATGCCGATCAGTTGTGGAACGGTGACATGGCTTTCGTCCAGAATAATCAGAGCGTCCCGGGGCAGGTATTCCATCAGTGTCGGCGGCGGCTCGCCGGGTTTTCGTCCCGTCAGATGTCGCGAATAATTCTCGATTCCCTGGCAGTAGCCCATCTCTTCCATCATCTCAATATCGAAGTGGGTTCTCTGTTCCAGACGCTGGGATTCAAGCAGTTTATTCTGTTTATTCAGATCCTGGAGGGTCGTGCCCAGTTCTATTCGTATGTCGCGAATCGCTCGATCCAGATTGTCCCGCGTTGTCACGTAGTGGCTGCCGGGATAGACGGCGATACGCTTGAGGGTTTCCAGTTTTTTCCCTCGGAGCGGATCGGTTAGGGAGATGGCTTCAACGGTGTCTCCAAAGAACTCGACGCGGTAGGCCCGGTCCTCTTCGTAAGGCGGGAAGATTTCCACCACATCCCCCCGTACCCGGAAGGTGCCCCGATGAAAATCCACGTCGTTTCGCTCGTATTGAATTTCGATCAGTTTCCTCAGGACCGCCTCCCGATCCGTTTCCATTCCCTCCTCCAGGCGGACGAGCATACCCGAATAGGCTTCGGGTGAACCAAGACCGTAAATACAGGAGACGCTGGCCACGATGATGACGTCATTTCGTTCGAACAGGCTGTGTGTTGCCGCATGACGCATCTTGTCGATGATGTCGTTGATGGAGGAGTCCTTTTCGATATAGGTGTCCGTGCTCGGGATGTAGGCTTCCGGCTGGTAGTAATCGTAGTAACTGACGAAGTATTCGACGGCGTTTTCCGGGAAAAGGTTTTTGAACTCCCCGTAGAGTTGCGCCGCCAAGGTTTTGTTTGGCGCAATCACGAGCGCCGGTCTTCGACTTGCAGCAATCACGTTGGCGATGGTAAAGGTCTTCCCCGATCCCGTTACACCCAGCAAAACCTGATGCGCTTTGCCCGCCTGGATACCGTCGACAAGTTGCGTGATGGCAGCCGGCTGGTCGCCCCGAGGTTCAAAATCGGTTACCAACCTGAATTCTTGCATGATGACGTCTTCTCCTGATTTGTGTTGATTACACCATGAACCGGATTTTTACCACAAAGGCCTTGACGCCTGCAGATAAAGCTGTTAGTCGAATTTTCCAAGAGCGGTTTCGGTTGCGTGCATAAGGCTTGGCCGAGTTTTTTCATCATGGAGGCTCCTTGGATTTCCTTTCCGATACCCTGATCCTGTCAAGAATGCAGTTCGCCTTCAAGGCTCTGTTCCATATTCTCTGGCCCATCCTGGGCATCGGTCTCAGCATCTATATTTTCTGCATGGAGCTGCTTTGGCTCAAACGAAAGGACCTGTTCTACTATTGGCAGGCCCGTTTCTGGACGCGGCTGTTCCTTCTGAATTTTGCCATGGGAGTGGTTACGGGTATCCCCCTGTCCTTCGAGTTCGGTACAAACTGGGCTCGTTTTGCTGCAGAGCGCGGCGGGTTCATCGGTGAACTCATCGGACTCGAGGCCACCATGGCGTTTATGCTTGAGTCGGCGTTTCTCGGTATCATGATCTGGGGTTGGAAAAGGCTGCCCCCGGGCCTGCACCTTTTTTCCACGGGGATGGTTGCTCTGGGCAGCACCATGTCGGCGTTCTGGATCATGTCGGCCAATTCCTGGATGCAAACCCCGGCCGGTGTCGTATTCGAAGGGAGCCGGTATGTCGTGACGGATTATTATCAGGCGATTTTCAATCCAGATTTTTGGGTCGGTTTTCTACATATGTACATCGCCTGTCTGGAAACGACCGTTTTTGTCATAGGCGGTATCTCCGCCTGGTACCTGCTCCGGCAGCGGCATGTCGATTTTTTCCTTCGCTCCTTCAAGATCGCCGTTGTTACAGCCTTTTTCCTGGCTTTTATCCAGGTCGTTCAGGGGGATTTTTCAGGAAAAGCCGTCGCGGAACACCAGCCGGCCAAACTGGGTGCCATTGAAGCACACTGGGATACCAATGCTCCGGGCGAAGGGGCCTCCTGGATTCTTCTGGCACGGCCGAATCCGGACGAGGGGCGAAACGACTGGGCGATCGAATTCCCATACCTGCTGAGTTTCCTTCTCACCTACAGCCCAACTGGCAAGGTGACCGGGTTGAACGAATTCCCCAGAGAAGACATTCCCCCCGTCACCATACCCTTTTACAGCTTCCGGATCATGTTTACCGTGGGTTTCGCCCTCGTGTTTCTGGTGATCTGGTCGGGCTGGCTCTGGCGTAAAGGAGGATTCGAGAAAAAAAGCCTCACACGGAACAAGTGGTTCCTCTACGCCTGGCTGTTCGCCATCCCCGCCGCTTACGTTGCCGTGGAGGCCGGATGGATTGTACGGGAAATGGGGCGCCAGCCCTGGATCATATACGGGGTGATGCGTACCGGTGAAGGGGTATCGCGGTTGCCGGCCGACCACGTGGCATTTACCTTGTTTGCCTATGTCCTCGGGTATGCGTTGCTGTTTCTGATATTTCTTTATGCGGGAGGCCGTATCATCGGCCGGGGACCTGAATTTGAAAAACCGCCGCCCGGAACGGGCACTGCGTTTAGACGGTGAGGGATCTCATAGTGACTGGATACTGGCAGCCTTATATCGGATACGCCTGGGTTTTCGTTCTGGCTCTCATCTTCCTGACCTACCTGGTTCTGGACGGGCTCGTTTCCGGTATCGGAATGCTGAGCTTGTGGATTCGTGAGCCCCGTTTGCGGAAGGAAATGGTTGAAAGCTTTTCCGGAGTGTGGCATGCCCATCA
The DNA window shown above is from Deltaproteobacteria bacterium and carries:
- the uvrB gene encoding excinuclease ABC subunit UvrB, with the translated sequence MQEFRLVTDFEPRGDQPAAITQLVDGIQAGKAHQVLLGVTGSGKTFTIANVIAASRRPALVIAPNKTLAAQLYGEFKNLFPENAVEYFVSYYDYYQPEAYIPSTDTYIEKDSSINDIIDKMRHAATHSLFERNDVIIVASVSCIYGLGSPEAYSGMLVRLEEGMETDREAVLRKLIEIQYERNDVDFHRGTFRVRGDVVEIFPPYEEDRAYRVEFFGDTVEAISLTDPLRGKKLETLKRIAVYPGSHYVTTRDNLDRAIRDIRIELGTTLQDLNKQNKLLESQRLEQRTHFDIEMMEEMGYCQGIENYSRHLTGRKPGEPPPTLMEYLPRDALIILDESHVTVPQLIGMYRGDRSRKETLVKFGFRLPSALDNRPLRFEEYERFPQQRIYISATPAQYEIGKSGGKVVEQIIRPTGLIDPEIVIKPVSQQVDDLLEEIRKRVKKGERVLVTTLTKRMAENLTSYYHDLGVRVKYLHSDVQTLERVEIIRDLRLGIFDVLVGVNLLREGLDLPEVSLVAILDADKEGFLRSERSLIQTSGRAARNVGGQVIMYADRLTGSIEACLRETNRRREIQSRYNMENGITPETVTANIHDILGSIYEADYVEPGKIEERKRPYDSTGDLKEEIERLTREMKKLAKNLEFEKAAEIRDQIAELRDWMLR
- a CDS encoding cytochrome ubiquinol oxidase subunit I → MDFLSDTLILSRMQFAFKALFHILWPILGIGLSIYIFCMELLWLKRKDLFYYWQARFWTRLFLLNFAMGVVTGIPLSFEFGTNWARFAAERGGFIGELIGLEATMAFMLESAFLGIMIWGWKRLPPGLHLFSTGMVALGSTMSAFWIMSANSWMQTPAGVVFEGSRYVVTDYYQAIFNPDFWVGFLHMYIACLETTVFVIGGISAWYLLRQRHVDFFLRSFKIAVVTAFFLAFIQVVQGDFSGKAVAEHQPAKLGAIEAHWDTNAPGEGASWILLARPNPDEGRNDWAIEFPYLLSFLLTYSPTGKVTGLNEFPREDIPPVTIPFYSFRIMFTVGFALVFLVIWSGWLWRKGGFEKKSLTRNKWFLYAWLFAIPAAYVAVEAGWIVREMGRQPWIIYGVMRTGEGVSRLPADHVAFTLFAYVLGYALLFLIFLYAGGRIIGRGPEFEKPPPGTGTAFRR